A portion of the Edaphobacter lichenicola genome contains these proteins:
- a CDS encoding cytochrome c oxidase subunit 3: MTTVTTASRIPIDGPIETPWKLPYRGNIGMACLILAESAIFIIFVVAYIYYIGKSLSGPTPAQVLELPIFGTICLLSSSFFVHHAVTSLRKENFRACTLHLAATVLLGTIFLITTAREWYHLIHDEGLTIKTNLFGSTYYSLVGLHATHVVVGLIMLSLTLAFSLAGKIKEEHSEKLEVLSLYWHFVDAVWVVVFLVVYVIGR; the protein is encoded by the coding sequence ATGACAACTGTGACGACCGCAAGCAGAATTCCAATCGACGGACCGATTGAAACCCCATGGAAGCTGCCCTACCGCGGCAACATAGGCATGGCTTGCCTCATCCTCGCCGAGTCCGCGATCTTCATCATCTTCGTCGTCGCCTACATCTACTACATCGGCAAGAGCCTCAGCGGCCCAACGCCGGCGCAGGTGCTTGAGCTTCCCATCTTCGGCACCATCTGTCTGCTATCGAGCAGCTTCTTCGTGCATCATGCTGTCACTTCCCTGCGCAAAGAGAACTTCCGCGCCTGCACGCTCCATCTTGCTGCCACTGTCTTGCTCGGCACCATCTTTCTCATCACCACAGCCCGCGAGTGGTATCACCTCATCCACGACGAGGGCCTCACCATAAAGACCAACCTCTTCGGATCCACCTACTACTCGCTCGTCGGTCTCCACGCCACGCACGTAGTCGTTGGTCTCATCATGCTGTCCTTAACGCTCGCATTTTCACTGGCAGGCAAAATCAAGGAAGAGCACTCAGAAAAACTCGAAGTACTCTCACTCTACTGGCACTTCGTCGACGCAGTCTGGGTCGTTGTCTTTCTCGTGGTCTACGTCATCGGCAGGTAG
- a CDS encoding c-type cytochrome encodes MRSAPHRLAVFGTLMLSAACIAVTGCSRIPGRPGPGPEVIRPDEVLDFPTLYKENCAACHGANGKNGAAISLANPVYLAVAGEATIHQIITKGVPGGLMPAFAKSSGGSLTDRQVAIIAQGILQQWGTPDALAGANPPPCAATLPANADNGQQAYTTACARCHGANGEGNAGDPNAGAGKLGSIVNPAYLALISNQDLRSIVIAGRPDEGMPDWRSDAAQPLTDQQVTDIIAWLASKRTNEPGQPYRSH; translated from the coding sequence ATGAGATCAGCCCCTCACAGACTCGCAGTGTTCGGCACACTCATGCTATCGGCTGCCTGTATCGCCGTCACCGGGTGCAGTCGCATTCCCGGCCGCCCCGGACCAGGCCCCGAAGTCATACGCCCAGACGAAGTCCTCGACTTCCCGACTCTCTACAAAGAGAACTGTGCAGCCTGCCACGGAGCCAACGGTAAAAACGGCGCAGCCATCTCGCTCGCTAACCCCGTCTACCTCGCCGTCGCCGGAGAGGCCACCATCCATCAGATCATCACCAAAGGCGTCCCCGGTGGCCTCATGCCTGCCTTCGCCAAAAGCTCCGGTGGCTCGCTCACCGACCGTCAGGTCGCCATCATCGCCCAGGGCATCCTCCAGCAATGGGGCACGCCCGACGCACTCGCAGGCGCAAACCCTCCGCCCTGCGCAGCCACACTACCGGCCAACGCTGACAACGGCCAGCAAGCTTACACGACGGCCTGTGCACGATGCCACGGAGCGAACGGCGAAGGCAACGCCGGCGATCCCAATGCAGGTGCTGGCAAGCTCGGCTCAATCGTCAATCCAGCCTACCTCGCTCTCATCAGCAATCAGGACCTCCGCAGCATCGTCATCGCGGGCCGTCCCGACGAGGGTATGCCCGACTGGCGCTCTGACGCCGCGCAACCTCTGACCGACCAGCAGGTCACCGACATTATCGCCTGGCTCGCCTCCAAACGGACTAACGAGCCAGGCCAGCCCTATCGCTCTCACTAA
- a CDS encoding QcrA and Rieske domain-containing protein, translating to MTPSEQLPPTDHTTTEPVAEPVKDPSIAAGHSRRAFLFKLALMVNAAVGVVLAIPIVGYVLGPALKKTGADNSWINLGPLSDFPEGETRLISYRNPITTQWDGQTGDIPAWVRRVSGETFQVFAINCAHLGCPVRWFAQSKLFLCPCHGGAYYADGSRASGPPERGLFEYQHKISNGTLMISAGRMPTLANEAKNVTPLTQIEGTPAARLASIDKPQPRCSSCQT from the coding sequence ATGACACCGAGTGAGCAGCTCCCACCAACCGATCACACCACCACCGAGCCCGTTGCCGAGCCAGTGAAAGACCCGAGCATCGCCGCAGGTCACTCGCGCCGCGCCTTCCTCTTCAAGCTCGCTCTTATGGTCAACGCCGCGGTCGGTGTCGTTCTTGCCATCCCAATCGTCGGCTACGTCCTCGGCCCCGCACTCAAGAAAACCGGCGCCGACAACTCCTGGATCAACCTCGGTCCACTCTCTGACTTCCCCGAAGGCGAGACTCGCCTCATCAGCTATCGCAACCCCATCACCACCCAGTGGGACGGCCAGACCGGCGACATCCCCGCATGGGTCCGCCGCGTCTCCGGCGAAACCTTTCAGGTCTTCGCCATCAACTGCGCCCACCTCGGCTGCCCCGTCCGTTGGTTCGCGCAATCGAAGCTCTTCCTCTGCCCCTGCCACGGCGGCGCCTACTACGCCGACGGCTCTCGCGCCTCCGGTCCACCCGAGCGCGGCCTCTTCGAGTACCAACACAAAATCTCCAATGGCACTCTCATGATCAGCGCTGGCAGAATGCCAACCCTCGCGAACGAAGCAAAGAACGTCACTCCTCTAACCCAGATCGAAGGCACTCCCGCAGCCCGTCTCGCCTCCATCGACAAACCCCAGCCGAGGTGCAGTTCATGCCAGACCTAA
- a CDS encoding cytochrome c oxidase subunit 4 — protein sequence MQEGQFTQATHSHDHEHRSDTVILPAPTPWPMVLALGIALLITGMVTHWVISLLGLILTLRSIVGWFFDIFPHELHVAVPVQTGVMKISSTRTTREQLPVSADHRQILPVETFSITSGLKGGIGGGIAMIVPAALFGLLKYHSIWYAVNLLAAGGFVSWASASTDFLRQFHLEGLLAATGIHAFTSVLIGLLYGAMLPMFPRKPILTAGFVAPLLWTGLLYSALGVISPVLNARINWLWFVISQIAFGLVCGFIVNLHVKVRTPQFRSLPFAIRAGIHSDLPIEKDDQ from the coding sequence ATGCAGGAAGGTCAGTTCACCCAAGCCACCCACAGTCACGACCACGAACACCGGTCCGACACCGTCATCCTCCCGGCGCCCACTCCATGGCCCATGGTGCTTGCGCTTGGTATCGCCCTCCTCATCACCGGCATGGTCACCCACTGGGTTATCAGCCTGTTGGGATTGATCCTTACCCTTCGATCTATCGTCGGATGGTTCTTCGACATCTTTCCACACGAGCTCCACGTCGCCGTCCCGGTTCAAACCGGCGTCATGAAGATCTCGAGTACCCGCACCACGCGCGAACAGCTTCCCGTCAGTGCAGATCACCGCCAGATACTGCCGGTTGAAACCTTCAGCATCACCTCCGGCCTCAAGGGAGGCATCGGCGGTGGCATCGCAATGATCGTTCCCGCGGCTCTCTTCGGCCTGCTCAAATATCACAGCATCTGGTACGCCGTAAATCTTCTTGCTGCAGGCGGCTTCGTCAGTTGGGCCTCCGCAAGCACCGACTTTCTCCGCCAATTTCATCTCGAAGGTCTTCTTGCAGCCACCGGCATCCACGCCTTCACCTCGGTCCTCATCGGCCTTCTCTATGGCGCTATGCTGCCAATGTTCCCCAGAAAACCCATCCTCACCGCCGGCTTCGTCGCTCCCTTGCTCTGGACCGGCCTCCTCTATTCAGCTCTCGGTGTCATCAGCCCTGTCCTCAATGCGCGCATCAATTGGCTGTGGTTCGTCATCTCACAGATCGCCTTTGGCCTCGTCTGCGGATTCATCGTCAACCTGCACGTCAAAGTGCGAACACCTCAGTTCCGTTCTCTGCCTTTCGCTATCCGCGCTGGAATCCACAGCGATCTACCCATCGAGAAAGACGATCAATGA